Proteins from a genomic interval of Vibrio casei:
- a CDS encoding RidA family protein — protein MSIKRYGVEGGTGTGGQHLPFARATEAGGFLYVSGQTPMTDGEVIEGGIVDQSRLAIQNCVNIMEEAGYGLEDVVHVKVVLTDSRYFQSFNKVFKEFFGANPPARICMVCDLVVDVKVEVDVTCYRKDRV, from the coding sequence ATGTCTATCAAACGTTACGGTGTTGAAGGCGGTACTGGTACGGGTGGTCAACATTTACCGTTTGCTCGTGCGACAGAAGCGGGTGGTTTTTTGTACGTTTCGGGCCAGACCCCAATGACTGATGGTGAAGTGATTGAAGGTGGAATTGTTGATCAATCTCGTCTTGCGATTCAAAACTGCGTCAACATTATGGAAGAAGCTGGTTACGGGCTTGAAGATGTCGTACATGTGAAAGTGGTTCTGACAGACTCCCGTTATTTCCAATCGTTTAACAAAGTTTTTAAAGAATTCTTTGGAGCAAACCCTCCCGCACGTATTTGTATGGTGTGTGATTTGGTGGTGGATGTAAAAGTTGAAGTTGATGTGACGTGTTATCGCAAAGATCGCGTTTAG